In Macrobrachium nipponense isolate FS-2020 chromosome 15, ASM1510439v2, whole genome shotgun sequence, a single genomic region encodes these proteins:
- the LOC135226812 gene encoding pro-resilin-like produces MISKVTLVFLGMAALVVADSFESFERYAPPRRFSSGSAESFESGEAKYNFNWAVDHAPSRNNFGHQEARDGENTQGSYYVHLPDGRLQKVSFVVDGDDGYVADVTYSGEAQFPDSDESFESREAPRRFYYDSNESK; encoded by the exons ATGATCTCCAAA GTCACCCTCGTCTTTTTGGGCATGGCTGCCCTGGTAGTAGCCGACAGCTTCGAAAGCTTCGAGAGATACGCCCCACCAAGGAGG TTCTCCTCTGGCTCTGCTGAGTCCTTCGAATCCGGCGAAGCCAAGTACAACTTCAACTGGGCCGTCGACCACGCCCCCTCCCGCAACAACTTCGGACACCAGGAAGCCCGCGACGGCGAGAACACCCAGGGATCCTACTATGTCCACCTCCCCGACGGTCGCCTGCAGAAGGTGTCCTTCGTCGTCGATGGTGACGACGGATACGTCGCCGATGTGACCTACTCCGGTGAGGCTCAGTTCCCCGACTCCGACGAATCCTTCGAGTCCCGTGAGGCTCCCAGGAGGTTCTACTACGACTCCAACGAGTCCAAGTAA
- the LOC135227143 gene encoding pro-resilin-like: MNAKVLILFGLLAVAVADRRPSYTYNRPRDFSAESYESSEARYNFKWAVSDDSSSNEFGHQEARDGDDTRGSYYVQLPDGRLQKVSYYVDGDDGYVAQVTYQGEARFPDSDESFESRESRRYG; the protein is encoded by the exons ATGAACGCCAAG GTCCTCATTCTCTTCGGCCTATTGGCCGTGGCCGTCGCTGACAGGCGCCCTTCGTATACATACAACCGTCCCAGG GACTTCTCCGCCGAGTCCTACGAGTCCAGCGAAGCCCGTTACAACTTCAAGTGGGCCGTGAGCGACGACTCCTCCAGCAACGAATTCGGACACCAGGAGGCCCGCGACGGAGACGACACCCGCGGATCCTACTACGTCCAGCTCCCCGACGGGCGCCTGCAGAAGGTGTCCTACTACGTCGACGGGGACGACGGGTACGTGGCCCAGGTCACTTACCAGGGAGAGGCTCGCTTCCCCGACTCCGATGAATCCTTTGAGTCCCGAGAGTCTCGTCGGTACGGTTAG
- the LOC135227144 gene encoding pro-resilin-like codes for MNSKVLIFFGLLALAVADRRPYAFRRSRDFSDESFESSEARYNFNWAVSDEFGHQEQRDGDNTRGSYFVHLPDGRLQKVTYFVDGDSGYVADVSYEGEARFPDSYESFESRESRRYG; via the exons ATGAACTCTAAG GTCCTCATTTTCTTCGGCCTCCTGGCCTTGGCCGTAGCTGACAGGCGCCCCTATGCCTTCAGACGTTCGAGG GACTTCTCCGACGAATCCTTCGAGTCGAGCGAGGCCCGCTACAACTTCAACTGGGCCGTGAGCGACGAGTTCGGACACCAGGAACAACGCGACGGAGACAACACCAGGGGATCTTACTTCGTCCACCTCCCCGACGGCCGCCTGCAGAAGGTGACCTACTTCGTCGACGGTGACTCCGGCTACGTCGCCGACGTGTCCTACGAAGGAGAGGCTCGCTTCCCCGACTCCTACGAATCCTTCGAGTCCCGTGAATCCCGCAGATACGGCTAG